A stretch of the Pelmatolapia mariae isolate MD_Pm_ZW linkage group LG23, Pm_UMD_F_2, whole genome shotgun sequence genome encodes the following:
- the LOC134620306 gene encoding uncharacterized protein LOC134620306 isoform X2, producing MAGKCGKLVLWVLGAMLLSCCLYMETDATFELEVGLEESGESTGEPVAGSDELLYRRHAALTRRKRDILFPSGVKLCSQETFDQAIANHLSYFHLRVCQETVWEAFKIFWDRLPERDEYQGWVSRCMDGSISVMDIGRFFSQSEEHRSLIRSRVALVAAMNISETPTTQTGDAVTEIPPGESDIIIGSETITIKQDDLTVDLEVTSWVPSVSVTEGPHQESTAHINTEVLSVGGLLEDSVEVATEADYAVTHKPLDWIDQEIGEDKTIPEISDKEEAVVEDDKIIGIIPENVIIVDSEVIQEVTPKGEKPPLDVVAHEAPTEETVVVLQMPTTASETITLEELGQKVHPKVISEAPSEVMIQHIPKATTEDAVETEIKGIPEKSLDIHDKTFTEDFVEKPSEDLEDEAIPLPIPEEAEDKIHAPPVEHPSKAVVEVSQEVTKVITEATETVLLIIDAEEEAEIFNNVTPKQGSASNVETEVPSQASILTTTHKMEVTVVEYTPKDKPTLMAEVTSKPVLILEHNKGEKYSVTEEPPTIQITTSKEHSKEEIPVVSKEEVKAEVKQEEVVLVDKTKQITQTGVEGPKDTVAEEVAVQTVTAPEAAAKELHKKAEEATVIVESTLITSDDVATDKTEEERAEVVVEIPFEEEKHVTQIEGKMLEATGEPVKDEDDTTDDFRETVQEEGRKEETTEQPKPLVETLHEPEPLEPVEEIVDIVEPSEITTKDVKPIEETTKETEPTIEPAEEVELVEVIREETKPLEELAQELEPVKETTEKTELVEKPVTEAKSVEETHEKSPQPKREPTRKTELSEEMTVKPELKNDPVQEAEGPVLKAVPTEEPREGELIKDTTEKTQPTTEPAQIESIKETGEKNEPTRQSIEQSKPKIITEDDKPDFVLTSVNKTQEGAEGETFEDREEVASESLDEVTEKEAGFEDPETDETSPEVTETPSESDEEITPVLVVVPEDTETSAPEITVEPPGGSEVGILLETIKNSSKKVTKSEVPEPKLFPEAEEEISKAPLETSPKAVTDAQPGTISEVETPKEVTPESPKELPSKEDGASDEGSIPVALEDPDQESAEGDSPTEEVDEILTETPLEVAPESVDSITLETVVDFTEERTQSTTLGATEESTPTSYLEITTKYVVEYNNGNFPDLTERVYDVNGNFFGNNGFKLEDEEENLIGNEIDTLLLPPRPLKDEVVELSMKLKEETYNDALRDPSSFEYQQLARHFKRRIEDAFHRVPGFKTVYIVEFRPQKDLERGLVVLVHYAITLEVDGSGIANDTLDFISLQNNLVEKNYPGSAEQPTVVYTITDFRNYITEALHKDNFMTNNSLETQGDPLQLENAENLLPPVKPTSQPVDTFDNMDNVLAAEKPPDAPTHEADDNDVFSKKEDFLFDPFSQWKAPQLDRTSENDVFLLDESTASPLNPEFPQKTFDLETGNSDGKIEDEGFLLSNAPPASDKANRENDAVSPEISSAARQPPPVNQQTIPGLTQNDGSGSGSSGDGQEADLWSWQTSVTFSDNEGGSLDMLPPPDLEETEEEDIDLGEVAVEPLTTKKSVLVDMGVEFILKATAVPVFEEALSEGHIEKPFLDEVLVTPHISTDPRYSTTTHAPVFSPKETLAVEFSVQTVEASGMYDDYSLTEPQTPVGVVTDSPEPEAWTQEEAVFPGPSDLAIGLHKTTEEVGVPSETTIELSMVTTESKYAENGPENVDVQVTVVSGPPKAPDRDSPATPHTITGSDFSFYAITDAPSIVEVLTEKPELLLAGMKAHDQVEILEEQHIGTTTTAPANKVQDEDLIVDEVMIAITTTTTPVPTSSVRPDHHSSIALSPEKDSPFTRVSDSVPDDDDLIHHEQLNHEELTVSSISTQSPDGLDHLVHNEPAVFHHEHTRYKDITNTSVITPPSDGPQSKPAVIYHEHHENLPEAPSSTPPPYGPQSKPVVAHHEHTKHKDLHEAPVSTAPVDGPQSKPTVVYHEHHEELPEAPRSTPSSSSPQSKPAVVHLDYRNHEDLPEPPVSTPSPDGPQSKPAVVHLDYRNHEDLPEPPVSTPSPDGPQSKPAVIHYEHHEDLPEAPVRAPSSDGPKSKPAVIPHQDHEDVPEAPVRAPSLDGRQSKPAVVHHEHRNHEDLNEASKNTPPPKVPQSKPAVVFSEDTRHEDLSETPVHTLFSDPQSKPAVVVPSSVQKVDDHAPVTELQPFEHGVSDVPSIAVSFDVFQYGGVSIEGESSGFSSGAQASDLDAIALPTRPGRALTIFFSLRVTNMVFSMDLFNKSSPEYKALEQRFLQLLVPYLESNLNNFQNLEILNFRNGSIVVNSRMRFGKPVHRGVTNVVYLILEDFANTAYQTMNLAIDKYSLDVESGDRADPCKFQACNKFSRCIVNQWSSEAECVCNAGYLSVDGLPCQSICEVQHDFCLNDGKCDIIPGKGAICRCRVGENWWYRGEHCEEYVSEPLVVGIAIASVAGFLMVAAGIIFFLARSLREQYDGEDTEDPLRRGDSLPTLERATKFNPMFESDPVTAQYYRRYNDDVPQYYRQCDRGLPHFSSSASVGDSKDLSSEEIKNIYQNTTLSKEEIQERLRIIELCARDQHFAEFVRQTQIFLERRGSSTT from the exons ATGGCTGGAAAGTGTGGGAAGCTGGTGCTGTGGGTGCTTGGGGCCATGCTGCTTTCATGCTGCTTGTACATGGAAACAG ATGCCACCTTTGAGCTGGAGGTGGGTTTGGAGGAGAGTGGAGAATCTACAGGAGAGCCAGTGGCGGGCTCTGATGAGTTGTTATACAGACGACACGCCGCTCTAACTCGAAGGAAGAGGGACATCTTGTTTCCCAGCGGAGTCAAGCTTTGCTCTCAGGAGACGTTCGACCAAGCTATTGCGAACCACCTCAGCTACTTCCATCTCAGAG tgtgTCAGGAGACAGTTTGGGAGGCCTTTAAGATCTTCTGGGATCGGCTGCCCGAGCGGGATGAGTACCAGGGCTGGGTGAGCCGCTGCATGGATGGCTCCATCAGTGTCATGGACATAGGCAGATtcttcagccaatcagaggagcATCGAAGCCTCATCAGGAGT AGAGTTGCTCTGGTTGCTGCAATGAACAT CTCGGAGACACCGACCACTCAGACTGGAGATGCAGTGACCGAGATCCCACCAG GAGAGAGTGACATCATCATTGGATCAGAGACAATCACAATCAAGCAAGATGATCTTACTGTAGATCTTGAGGTCACTTCCTGGGTTCCTTCGGTCTCTGTGACTGAAGGTCCACATCAAGAGTCTACGGCACACATTAACACTGAGGTTTTAAGTGTTGGGGGCCTGCTTGAGGATTCTGTGGAGGTGGCAACAGAGGCTGATTACGCTGTTACACATAAGCCTTTAGATTGGATCGATCAGGAAATTGGGGAAGACAAAACTATCCCTGAAATATCAGATAAGGAGGAGGCTGTAGTTGAAGATGACAAGATCATTGGGATCATCCCTGAAAATGTGATCATAGTTGACTCTGAGGTCATTCAGGAAGTTACCCCAAAAGGTGAGAAGCCTCCGTTAGACGTTGTGGCCCATGAAGCACCCACAGAAGAAACTGTTGTGGTTCTTCAGATGCCCACCACAGCATCAGAAACTATCACATTGGAGGAATTAGGGCAGAAGGTACATCCGAAGGTGATCTCTGAGGCTCCTTCAGAAGTCATGATACAGCACATCCCTAAGGCAACCACGGAAGATGCTGTTGAGACAGAAATTAAAGGAATTCCAGAAAAATCTCTGGATATCCATGACAAAACTTTCACTGAGGATTTTGTAGAGAAACCCTCAGAGGATTTAGAGGATGAAGCAATACCACTTCCAATtcctgaagaagctgaagacaAAATACATGCACCTCCAGTAGAACATCCTTCAAAGGCAGTTGTAGAGGTGAGCCAAGAAGTAACCAAAGTCATCACAGAAGCAACAGAAACTGTATTACTGATAATAGatgcagaagaagaagctgaaatattCAATAATGTGACTCCAAAACAAGGATCTGCCTCAAATGTAGAAACAGAAGTCCCCTCCCAGGCCTCTATTCTGACGACAACACATAAGATGGAAGTAACAGTTGTTGAATACACTCCAAAGGACAAACCAACACTAATGGCTGAGGTTACTTCTAAGCCTGTTCTAATATTAGAACATAACAAAGGTGAAAAATACAGTGTCACAGAGGAACCGCCAACAATACAGATAACTACATCCAAGGAACACAGCAAAGAAGAAATACCAGTGGTGTCAAAAGAGGAGGTAAAAGCAGAAGTCAAACAAGAAGAGGTTGTTCTGGTAGATAAGACTAAACAAATAACACAGACTGGTGTAGAAGGGCCAAAAGATACAGTTGCTGAAGAAGTTGCAGTTCAAACAGTAACAGCTCCAGAAGCAGCAGCAAAAGAACTACACAAAAAAGCAGAAGAGGCAACAGTTATAGTGGAGAGTACATTAATAACCTCAGATGATGTCGCAACAGACAaaacagaggaagaaagagCTGAGGTAGTTGTAGAAATACCTTTTGAAGAGGAAAAACATGTAACACAGATAGAAGGGAAAATGTTGGAAGCTACAGGAGAACCAGTTAAAGATGAAGATGATACAACTGATGACTTTAGAGAAACTGTACAGgaggaaggaagaaaggaagaaacTACAGAACAACCAAAACCTTTAGTGGAAACTTTACATGAACCTGAACCTCTCGAACCTGTGGAAGAAATTGTAGATATAGTAGAACCTTCAGAAATTACTACAAAGGATGTCAAACCCATAGAAGAAACCACAAAGGAGACTGAGCCCACAATAGAACCAGCAGAAGAAGTAGAACTTGTAGAAGTCATCAGAGAAGAGACTAAACCTCTGGAAGAATTGGCACAAGAACTGGAACCTGTTAAAGAAACCACAGAAAAGACAGAACTAGTAGAAAAACCAGTGACAGAGGCCAAATCTGTAGAAGAGACTCATGAGAAGTCACCACAACCCAAGAGAGAACCGACAAGAAAAACAGAACTAAGTGAAGAAATGACAGTGAAACCTGAACTCAAAAACGATCCAGTTCAAGAAGCAGAAGGACCAGTACTCAAAGCAGTACCCACAGAAGAACCAAGAGAAGGCGAACTCATCAAAGATActacagaaaaaacacaacccACAACAGAACCAGCCCAAATTGAATCTATAAAAGAAactggtgaaaaaaatgaaccaACAAGACAATCTATAGAACAATCAAAACCCAAAATAATAACGGAGGATGATAAACCTGATTTTGTTTTAACATCTGTCAATAAAACTCAAGAAGGAGCTGAAGGGGAAACATTTGAGGACAGAGAAGAAGTTGCCTCTGAGAGTTTAGATGAGGTAACGGAGAAAGAAGCTGGATTTGAAGATCCAGAAACAGATGAAACTTCACCAGAAGTTACAGAGACCCCTTCAGAATCTGATGAGGAAATCACTCCTGTGCTTGTTGTTGTTCCAGAAGACACAGAGACATCTGCACCTGAGATAACAGTGGAACCTCCTGGTGGATCTGAAGTGGGAATTCTCCTAGAAACAATCAAAAATAGCAGTAAAAAAGTCACTAAATCTGAAGTTCCAGAGCCTAAATTATTCCCTGAAGCTGAGGAAGAAATCTCAAAGGCTCCACTTGAAACATCTCCAAAAGCTGTCACTGATGCCCAACCAGGCACAATTTCAGAGGTAGAAACCCCTAAGGAGGTCACCCCAGAGTCTCCTAAAGAGCTTCCCAGTAAGGAAGATGGTGCCTCAGATGAGGGCAGTATCCCGGTAGCTTTAGAAGACCCCGATCAAGAATCAGCTGAGGGTGACTCCCCAACTGAAGAAGTGGATGAAATCTTAACAGAGACACCACTAGAAGTGGCACCTGAGTCAGTTGATTCCATCACCCTAGAAACAGTTGTGGATTTCACTGAAGAGAGAACACAAAGTACTACACTGGGTGCCACTGAGGAGTCTACCCCTACTTCCTATTTGGAGATTACGACCAAGTATGTGGTCGAATACAATAATGGCAACTTTCCCGATCTTACAGAGAGGGTTTATGACGTAAATGGCAACTTTTTTGGAAACAATGGCTTCAAgttggaggatgaggaggagaacTTG ATTGGTAATGAGATAGACACGTTACTTCTGCCCCCGAGGCCCCTGAAGGATGAGGTGGTAGAGTTGAGCATGAAACTGAAAGAGGAAACCTACAACGATGCGCTGAGAGACCCAAGCAGCTTTGAGTATCAGCAGCTGGCCAGACACTTCAAACGCAGG ATTGAAGACGCCTTTCATAGAGTGCCGGGCTTCAAGACGGTTTACATTGTGGAATTCAG ACCCCAGAAGGATCTGGAGCG GGGTTTGGTGGTCCTTGTGCACTATGCCATCACTCTGGAGGTGGATGGGAGTGGGATTGCCAACGACACGTTGGATTTCATCTCTCTGCAGAACAACCTTGTGGAGAAGAACTACCCTGGTTCCGCTGAGCAGCCCACTGTTGTCTACACCATCACCGACTTCCGCAACTACATCACTGAGGCTCTGCACAAAGACAACTTCATGACCAACAATAGCCTGGAGACACAGGGTGACCCACTGCAGTTGGAGAATG cagAGAACTTGTTGCCTCCTGTGAAACCAACAAGTCAACCAGTTGACACCTTTGACAACATG GACAATGTCCTCGCTGCAGAGAAGCCTCCCGATGCACCGACGCATGAGGCGGATGACAATGATGTTTTCTCAAAGAAGGAGGACTTCCTGTTTGATCCTTTCAGCCAGTGGAAAGCTCCACAGCTTGACAGGACAAGCGAGAATGATGTCTTTTTGCTCGATGAGAGTACAGCGTCTCCACTGAACCCTGAATTTCCACAGAAGACCTTCGATCTGGAGACTGGAAACA GTGATGGAAAAATTGAAGATGAGGGATTCCTCTTGAGTAACGCTCCCCCTGCCAGTGACAAAGCCAACCGAGAGAATGATGCTGTCAGTCCTGAAATTTCCTCTGCAGCCAGACAACCCCCTCCTGTAAACCAGCAGACAATACCTGGGCTCACTCAGAATGATGGCTCTGGCTCTGGGTCCTCTGGAGATGGCCAGGAAGCTGATCTCTGGAGCTGGCAGACTTCAGTGACATTCAGTGACAATGAAGGTGGAAGCCTGGACATGCTCCCACCGCCTGATCTGGAGGAGACTGAAGAGGAGGACATTGATTTAGGCGAGGTTGCTGTTGAACCATTAACTACTAAGAAATCTGTTTTGGTTGACATGGGAgtagaatttattttaaaagcaacaGCAGTTCCTGTTTTTGAAGAAGCATTGTCAGAAGGACATATTGAAAAACCTTTTCTGGATGAGGTCCTGGTGACTCCGCACATAAGCACTGATCCCCGATACTCAACCACAACTCATGCACCTGTTTTTTCACCCAAAGAAACTCTGGCTGTTGAGTTTTCTGTACAAACAGTGGAAGCGTCTGGCATGTATGATGACTACTCCTTGACTGAGCCTCAAACCCCTGTGGGAGTAGTTACAGATTCTCCTGAACCAGAGGCTTGGACTCAGGAGGAAGCTGTTTTTCCTGGACCATCGGATTTAGCTATTGGGCTTCATAAAACCACTGAAGAGGTGGGAGTACCTAGTGAAACAACAATAGAGCTTTCAATGGTTACGACTGAAtctaaatatgcagaaaatggACCTGAGAATGTAGATGTTCAAGTTACAGTTGTATCTGGACCACCTAAAGCACCTGATAGGGACAGCCCTGCTACCCCACACACAATCACAGGCAGTGATTTCAGCTTTTATGCCATCACTGATGCACCATCAATAGTTGAAGTTCTTACAGAAAAACCTGAACTGCTACTGGCAGGAATGAAAGCCCACGATCAGGTTGAAATTTTGGAAGAACAGCATATCgggacaacaacaacagcaccaGCAAATAAAGTACAAGATGAGGACCTGATTGTGGATGAGGTGATGATCGCCATTACAACAACTACTACTCCAGTCCCAACTTCATCAGTAAGGCCAGATCACCACAGTAGCATTGCACTCTCACCAGAGAAGGACTCACCATTCACTCGAGTGTCAGATTCAGTGccagatgatgatgatctgattCATCATGAGCAACTAAACCATGAAGAGCTTACTGTATCCTCAATAAGCACACAGTCTCCAGATGGGTTAGACCATCTGGTTCACAATGAACCAGCAGTGTTTCACCATGAACACACAAGGTATAAAGATATTACTAACACTTCAGTAATCACACCACCTTCAGATGGTCCTCAATCAAAACCAGCAGTGATTTATCATGAACACCATGAAAATCTTCCTGAAGCTCCATCAAGCACTCCTCCTCCATATGGTCCTCAGTCAAAACCAGTAGTGGCTCACCATGagcacacaaagcataaagatCTTCATGAAGCACCAGTAAGCACAGCACCTGTAGATGGTCCTCAGTCAAAACCAACAGTTGTTTACCATGAACACCATGAAGAGCTTCCTGAAGCTCCAAGAAGCACTCCATCTTCAAGTAGTCCTCAGTCAAAACCAGCAGTGGTTCACCTTGATTATCGAAACCATGAAGATCTTCCTGAACCTCCAGTAAGCACTCCTTCTCCAGATGGTCCTCAGTCAAAACCAGCAGTGGTTCACCTTGATTATCGAAACCATGAAGATCTTCCTGAACCTCCAGTAAGCACTCCTTCTCCAGATGGTCCTCAGTCAAAACCAGCAGTGATTCATTATGAGCACCATGAAGATCTTCCTGAAGCTCCAGTGAGGGCTCCGTCTTCAGATGGTCCTAAGTCAAAACCGGCAGTGATTCCTCATCAGGACCATGAAGATGTTCCTGAAGCTCCAGTGAGGGCTCCGTCTTTAGATGGTCGTCAGTCGAAACCAGCAGTGGTTCACCATGAGCATCGAAACCATGAAGATCTTAATGAAGCTTCAAAAAACACACCACCTCCAAAGGTTCCTCAGTCAAAACCAGCTGTGGTTTTCAGTGAGGACACAAGACATGAAGATCTTAGTGAAACCCCAGTACACACTCTATTTTCTGATCCACAGTCAAAACCAGCAGTCGTTGTTCCTTCCTCTGTGCAGAAAGTTGATGACCACGCTCCTGTGACTGAACTCCAACCTTTCGAACATGGTGTCTCTGATGTGCCCAGCATCGCTGTCAGCTTTGATGTATTCCAGTATGGCGGGGTGTCGATTGAAGGGGAAAGCAGTGGCTTCTCCAGTGGAGCTCAGGCCTCTGATTTAGATGCCATTGCATTACCAACCCGACCTGGCAGGGCGTTAACAATTTTCTTCAGCTTGAGGGTGACCAACATGGTGTTCTCAATGGACCTGTTCAACAAGAGCTCCCCGGAATACAAGGCTCTGGAGCAGCGTTTCCTCCAGCTG CTGGTCCCATACCTGGAGTCAAACCTGAACAACTTCCAGAACCTGGAGATCCTTAACTTTAGAAATGGCAGCATTGTGGTAAACAGTAGGATGAGGTTTGGTAAACCAGTACACAGAGGAGTCACCAATGTTGTCTATTTAATCTTGGAAGACTTTGCCAACACTGCCTATCAGACCATGAACCTCGCAATTGACAAGTACTCACTTGATGTTGAGTCAG GTGACCGGGCTGATCCCTGTAAGTTCCAGGCATGTAACAAGTTTTCCAGGTGTATAGTGAATCAGTGGTCAAGTGAAGCAGAGTGTGTGTGCAACGCTGGATATCTGAGTGTGGATGGCCTGCCATGTCAGAGCATCTGTGAGGTGCAACACGATTTTTGCCTTAATGAtggaaaatgtgacatcatcCCTGGCAAGGGTGCCATCTGCAG GTGTCGTGTTGGAGAAAATTGGTGGTATCGTGGTGAACACTGTGAAGAGTATGTTTCCGAGCCATTGGTGGTGGGCATCGCCATTGCCTCAGTGGCTGGTTTCCTGATGGTAGCGGCTGGGATTATCTTTTTCCTGGCTAGGTCGTTACGAGAGCAGTATGATGGGGAGGACACAGAGGACCCCTTACG GCGAGGTGACAGTTTGCCAACACTTGAACGTGCCACCAAGTTCAACCCGATGTTTGAGAGTGACCCTGTTACTGCCCAGTACTATCGCCGCTACAATGATGACGTGCCCCAGTACTACCGTCAGTGTGATCGCGGGCTCCCTCACTTCAGCAGCTCTGCCAGTGTAGGCGATTCTAAAGACCTCAGCAGTGAAGAGATAAAAAACATCTATCAAAACACCACACTCAGTAAAGAg GAGATTCAAGAACGCCTGAGGATAATCGAGCTGTGTGCAAGGGATCAACACTTCGCAGAATTTGTGCGACAGACTCAAAT ATTCCTGGAGAGGAGAGGGAGCTCCACCACATAA